TCCTATCAAGATTGTCACCTAGGGATATAGCATCTGTAAACTCTGTATGTAAGCGTCTGTATCACATGACAAAGAATGATCACCTTTGGAGAATGGTTTGTCAGAATGCATGGGGCAACGATGCTACTCGGGCTCTTGAGAATGTGGCTGGCACAAAAAGTTTGGCATGGGGACGGCTAGCAAGGGAGTTGACTACACTGGAAGCCGTCACCTGGAAGAAATTGACGATCGGGGGTTCAGTGGAGCCATCTCGCTGTAACTTCAGTGCTTGTGCTGTAGGAAACCGTGTTGTCCTGTTCGGTGGGGAAGGTGTTAACGCACAGCCGATGAATGATACATTTGTGCTGGATTTGAGTGCGAGCAAGCCAGAGTGGAGGCACATCAATGTGGGGTTGGCTCCTCCTGGCCGCTGGGGCCATACCCTGTCATGCCTAAATGGATCGCTGTTGGTTCTGTTTGGTGGATGTGGAGGCCAGGGCCTGCTCAATGACGTGTTTATTCTGGATTTGGATGCAAAACATCCTACATGGCGTGAGATTTTTGGCCTTACACCACCGGTTCCACGGTCATGGCATAGCTCTTGCACACTGGATGGATCGAAGCTGGTGGTTTCTGGTGGCTGTGCCGACTCAGGTGTGCTCCTCAGTGATACTCATCTTTTGGATGTAACAATGGAAAGGCCTGTTTGGAGGGAGATACCTGCACCTTGGACTCCGCCTTCTAGGTTGGGGCACTCACTCTCTGTCTACGATGGCAGGAAAATCCTGATGTTTGGTGGTCTTGCTAAAAGCGGCCCTTTACGACTCAGGTCTGGCGATGTATTCACAATGGACTTGAGTGATGCTGCGCCATCCTGGCGGTGCATCACCGGTAGTGGAATGCCAGGAGCCTGTAACCCCGCTGGGGTTGGTCCGCCTCCTCGCCTTGATCATGTTGCTGTGAGCCTACCCGGAGGGAGAATTATGATATTTGGTGGCTCAGTAGCAGGTCTTCACTCTGCTTCACAGCTCTACCTCCTGGATCCGACCGAAGAGAAACCCACCTGGAGAATACTGAACGTCCCAGGGCGACCTCCGAGGTTTGCATGGGGACACAGTACATGTGTCATGGAAGGATCAAAGGCAATAGTTCTTGGAGGACAAACTGGAGAGGAGTGGACGCTGACTGAAATACATGAACTCTCTCTGGCGAGCTCGTTAGTTTGAGACCAGAAAGGCTCGTGGCAGGTTAGTTGTGTATGCTTGGAAGGCTAGTCTCAAGTAGATCAAAGCTGGCTACTCCCGCAATGTCCCGGAGTCGCCCCCCGTGTTGTCTATGAAGTAGGAATATGTTCTCTCTGcttttgctgctgctgctgtctgTTTGGTCTACTACAAGGTAACTAATCATCATCCATAACCCTCAATGTGTGTTGTTCTCGTCAGATGTTTCCAGCACTCTGATAGGGAACACAAAAGGGACTGGCGTCGTATACCTGGAGTCTCCGGCGCAACACTTCTGTGGCTCGGCCCCCTGGCACCGCCGTGGCGACAGTGATGATGTTGTAATTGGTCCTGAAATTCCGACCGCCCACCGGTTATGTTGAGCTTTGCTTTTCTGTACCTTGTATGTTTTCCGCGAGCTGCTTGGTCACTCCTCTCACATTGTTTGTTTACTAATACCGCTGACAAAAACTCTTCAGTTTATACCTTTGTAAGTTGTAACTCTGATTGTAGCTAAAAAGTTATCAGGGCTGGTTGTATGGAAAAACAGGGAGAGTTTTGCTTCCCCGCGACATTTGTTGTAGATATACGTACTTATGATGCCATTTTGAGATCTGGTTTCTGGGAAGAATGAAAGCTCCCACCAGCTCTAAAAAACCCCTTTTTCAGCTCCTGATTGGATGCTACTGTAGTTGCTAGCGTGAACAGTTAGGAACCCCCGCTACTTGCGCAACTAGCGTCGAATTGCGTAGCGCAACGCGTGGTTTACTGAAAACAACAGTTCTCCAATGCTGCTGCAACCATGACAAGTACCATGGTTCCGTGGCCATGGCCGATGATGAAGCCGTGCAAGCAAGTTAACGGAGCATCATCAGCTGTTGCATCTTCTAAAGAAAGCGCAAAACAAACA
The sequence above is a segment of the Aegilops tauschii subsp. strangulata cultivar AL8/78 chromosome 6, Aet v6.0, whole genome shotgun sequence genome. Coding sequences within it:
- the LOC109753495 gene encoding putative adagio-like protein 2, which encodes MEWDSDSDGSGEEDEEEEEGEGVGPWGADGCRGGGGFSLAIEGVLGGACGLVVSDALEPDFPIIYVNRGFEDATGYHAEEVLGRNCRFLQCRGPFAQRRHPLVDAIVVTEIQRCLEEGTEFQGDLLNFRKDGSPFMTSLQLKPIYGDDETITHYMGIQFFNDCNVDLGPLPGSMAKEVVRSTWITPDNTLRPSPTGKGNFCSEYSHLFQLSDEVLCQKILSRLSPRDIASVNSVCKRLYHMTKNDHLWRMVCQNAWGNDATRALENVAGTKSLAWGRLARELTTLEAVTWKKLTIGGSVEPSRCNFSACAVGNRVVLFGGEGVNAQPMNDTFVLDLSASKPEWRHINVGLAPPGRWGHTLSCLNGSLLVLFGGCGGQGLLNDVFILDLDAKHPTWREIFGLTPPVPRSWHSSCTLDGSKLVVSGGCADSGVLLSDTHLLDVTMERPVWREIPAPWTPPSRLGHSLSVYDGRKILMFGGLAKSGPLRLRSGDVFTMDLSDAAPSWRCITGSGMPGACNPAGVGPPPRLDHVAVSLPGGRIMIFGGSVAGLHSASQLYLLDPTEEKPTWRILNVPGRPPRFAWGHSTCVMEGSKAIVLGGQTGEEWTLTEIHELSLASSLV